CTCGGGCTGGTGGCGTTCGCCGCGTCCGGTGCGCTGGCCGCGGTCCGGGCGCGGCTGGACGTGTTCGGCGTCGTCGTGGTCGGCCTGACCACGGCGCTCGGCGGCGGCATCATGCGCGACGTGCTCCTCGGCATCCACCCGCCGACGACCCTGCGCAACTGGCCTTACCTGGCCGTGTGCGCGGTGACGGCACTGGTGGTGTTCGCCTTCCATCCGCAGGTCGCCCGTCTGCGGCACGCGGTGCTGCTCGCCGACGCGGTCGGGCTGGGAGTGTTCGCCACGGCCGGGACCACGGTGGCGATCAACGCCGGGACCGCCGGGTACGCCGCCTGCCTGATCGGGATGACGAGCGGCATCGGCGGCGGCGCGGTCCGCGACCTGCTGCTGCGGGAGATCCCGCTCGTGCTGCGCAAGGAGATCTATGCGATGGCCGCGCTGACCGGCGCGGTGTGCGTGTGGATCGGGCACGACCTGCATCTCCCGGCGGGAGTGGTCACGACCTTCTCCGCGGTGGTCGTGGTGGCGATCCGCGTGCTGACTCTGTGGCGGCATTGGAACGCGCCGGTCGCCCGGCCGCCGGAGGAGCACTCTCAGTGAGCGGAGGAGCTTCCGTCACTGTTACCTCGGGCACGTCGCCAGCCCTCTTTGTGTGTTCTGCGTGTGTTCTTAGGCGGGTCTCAGCACTCTGAGCAAGACTGACGGCATGCGCATCCTCGTGGTGGACGACGACCGTGCCGTCCGTGAATCGCTCAGGCGGTCTTTGGAGTTCAACGGCTACACCGTGGAGCTCGCGAGCGATGGTGCGCAGGCGTTGGAGGCGATCCTGGCCAATCGGCCGGATGCGATGGTCCTGGACGTCATGATGCCGCGGCTGGACGGGCTCGAGGTGGCCCGACGGCTCCGCAGCACCGGCGACGACCTGCCGATTCTCGTGCTGACCGCGCGGGACACCGTCTCCGACCGGGTCTCCGGCCTCGACGCGGGTGCCGCCGACTACCTGCCGAAACCGTTCGCCCTGGAGGAACTGCTCGCCCGGCTGCGTGCGCTGCTGCGCCGCGCGGTCCCGGACGGGCAGCAGGGCGAGACGTCCGAGGTGCTCTCGTTCGGCGATCTGACGCTGGACCCGGGTACTCGCGAGGTCCGCCGCGGCGGTCGCGAGATCAGTCTCACCCGTACCGAGTTCGCGCTGCTCGAGCTGTTCCTCTCGTACCCCAAGCACGTGCTGACCCGCGGAAGGATCCTGGAGGAAGTATGGGGTTACGACTTCCCGACGTCGGGCAACGCACTGGAGGTCTACGTCGGCTACTTGCGCCGCAAGACGGAAGCGGACGGCGAGCCGAGGCTGATCCACACGGTGCGTGGAGTGGGGTACGTCCTGCGCGAGACTCCGCCGTGACCGATCCGGCCGCCGCCCAGTCCGGTTCCGCCGGAGAGCCCGGAGAGCACGGACAGGTCCCCGACCCGCGCGGCACCCGGTGGAGCACTCGCCGGTTCTCGCTGCGCGGCCGGGTCACGCTGCTGGCTGCCGC
This sequence is a window from Amycolatopsis benzoatilytica AK 16/65. Protein-coding genes within it:
- a CDS encoding trimeric intracellular cation channel family protein, with translation MLLTALEFLGLVAFAASGALAAVRARLDVFGVVVVGLTTALGGGIMRDVLLGIHPPTTLRNWPYLAVCAVTALVVFAFHPQVARLRHAVLLADAVGLGVFATAGTTVAINAGTAGYAACLIGMTSGIGGGAVRDLLLREIPLVLRKEIYAMAALTGAVCVWIGHDLHLPAGVVTTFSAVVVVAIRVLTLWRHWNAPVARPPEEHSQ
- a CDS encoding response regulator transcription factor, with translation MRILVVDDDRAVRESLRRSLEFNGYTVELASDGAQALEAILANRPDAMVLDVMMPRLDGLEVARRLRSTGDDLPILVLTARDTVSDRVSGLDAGAADYLPKPFALEELLARLRALLRRAVPDGQQGETSEVLSFGDLTLDPGTREVRRGGREISLTRTEFALLELFLSYPKHVLTRGRILEEVWGYDFPTSGNALEVYVGYLRRKTEADGEPRLIHTVRGVGYVLRETPP